A genome region from Coturnix japonica isolate 7356 chromosome 13, Coturnix japonica 2.1, whole genome shotgun sequence includes the following:
- the G3BP1 gene encoding ras GTPase-activating protein-binding protein 1 isoform X1 yields MVMEKPSPLLVGREFVRQYYTLLNQAPDYLHRFYGKNSSYVHGGLDSNGKPADAVYGQSDIHKKVLSLNFKDCHTKIRHVDAHATLNDGVVVQVMGELSNNMQPVRRFMQTFVLAPEGSVANKFYVHNDIFRYQDEVFGDSDTEPPEESEEEGEEPEERQQTPEAVPDDTGAYYEQTVSNDIEEHLEETTAEAEPEPEPEPEQEPEPEAQEEKSEPVLEESAPEETVEKSPSPAPADPAPAVQEDSRTFSWASVTSKNLPPSGAVPVSGIPPHVVKVPVSQPRPEAKPESQTPPQRPQRDQRVREQRTSIPPQRGPRPIREGEQGDVETRRIVRYPDSHQLFVGNLPHDVDKSELKDFFQKLGSSLAGYGNVVELRINSGGKLPNFGFVVFDDPEPVQKILSNRPIMFRGEVRLNVEEKKTRAAREGDRRDNRPRGPGGTRGGLGGGIRGPPRGGMSQKPGFGAGRGIGQRQ; encoded by the exons ATGGTGATGGAGAAGCCAAGTCCCCTGCTGGTCGGGCGGGAGTTTGTGAGGCAGTACTACACTCTGCTGAACCAGGCACCTGACTATTTGCACAG GTTTTATGGGAAAAACTCTTCCTATGTCCATGGTGGCTTGGATTCCAATGGAAAACCTGCTGATGCAGTCTATGGGCAGTCT GATATCCACAAGAAGGTGCTGTCATTAAACTTCAAGGACTGCCACACAAAGATCCGTCACGTGGATGCCCATGCTACTCTCAATGATGGTGTTGTAGTGCAGGTGATGGGAGAGCTTTCCAATAACATGCAGCCCGTGCGCAGGTTCATGCAAACATTTGTGCTTGCACCTGAG gGTTCTGTTGCAAACAAATTCTATGTCCACAATGATATCTTCCGCTACCAAGATGAAGTTTTTGGTGACTCTGACACTGAACCTCCTGAAG AAtcagaggaagaaggggaagaaccTGAGGAAAGACAACAGACACCTGAGGCTGTTCCTGATGATACTGGTGCTTATTATGAGCAGACTGTCAG CAATGACATTGAAGAACACCTGGAAGAGACAACTGCAGAGGCAGAGCCTGAGCCAGAGCCAGAACCTGAACAGGAACCTGAGCCAGaggcacaggaagaaaaatctgagcCAGTATTGGAGGAATCGGCTCCAGAAGAGACTGTAGAGAAGagtccttctccagctcctgctgatccagctcctgcagtgcaaGAGGACTCCAGG acATTTTCTTGGGCGTCAGTAACCAGTAAGAACCTCCCTCCCAGTGGAGCTGTTCCAGTATCGGGGATTCCACCTCATGTTGTGAAAGTACCAGTCTCACAG CCCCGTCCTGAGGCAAAGCCTGAATCTCAGACCCCACCACAGAGACCTCAGAGGGATCAGAGAGTGAGGGAGCAGCGAACAAGCATCCCACCACAGAGGGGTCCTAGGCCAA TTCGTGAGGGTGAACAAGGTGATGTGGAAACAAGACGGATTGTGAGGTACCCGGACAGTCACCAGCTCTTTGTTGGGAACCTTCCCCATGATGTGGATAAAAGTGAACTAAAAGACTTTTTCCAAA AACTTGGCTCTTCTCTTGCAGGCTATGGCAATGTGGTTGAACTGCGCATCAACAGTGGTGGGAAGCTCCCCAATTTTGGATTTGTGGTGTTTGATGATCCTGAGCCAGTTCAGAAGATCCTTAGCAACAGG CCCATCATGTTCAGGGGAGAGGTGCGCTTGAatgtggaagagaagaaaacaagagctgCCAGGGAGGGTGACCGCAGAGATAACAGACCACGCGGACCTGGAGGCACTCGCggggggctgggaggtgggATTCGAGGGCCTCCACGTGGAGGAATGTCCCAGAAGCCAGGATTTGGAGCTGGAAGGGGGATCGGGCAACGCCAGTGA
- the G3BP1 gene encoding ras GTPase-activating protein-binding protein 1 isoform X2: protein MVMEKPSPLLVGREFVRQYYTLLNQAPDYLHRFYGKNSSYVHGGLDSNGKPADAVYGQSDIHKKVLSLNFKDCHTKIRHVDAHATLNDGVVVQVMGELSNNMQPVRRFMQTFVLAPEGSVANKFYVHNDIFRYQDEVFGDSDTEPPEESEEEGEEPEERQQTPEAVPDDTGAYYEQTVSNDIEEHLEETTAEAEPEPEPEPEQEPEPEAQEEKSEPVLEESAPEETVEKSPSPAPADPAPAVQEDSRTFSWASVTSKNLPPSGAVPVSGIPPHVVKVPVSQPRPEAKPESQTPPQRPQRDQRVREQRTSIPPQRGPRPIREGEQGDVETRRIVRYPDSHQLFVGNLPHDVDKSELKDFFQSYGNVVELRINSGGKLPNFGFVVFDDPEPVQKILSNRPIMFRGEVRLNVEEKKTRAAREGDRRDNRPRGPGGTRGGLGGGIRGPPRGGMSQKPGFGAGRGIGQRQ, encoded by the exons ATGGTGATGGAGAAGCCAAGTCCCCTGCTGGTCGGGCGGGAGTTTGTGAGGCAGTACTACACTCTGCTGAACCAGGCACCTGACTATTTGCACAG GTTTTATGGGAAAAACTCTTCCTATGTCCATGGTGGCTTGGATTCCAATGGAAAACCTGCTGATGCAGTCTATGGGCAGTCT GATATCCACAAGAAGGTGCTGTCATTAAACTTCAAGGACTGCCACACAAAGATCCGTCACGTGGATGCCCATGCTACTCTCAATGATGGTGTTGTAGTGCAGGTGATGGGAGAGCTTTCCAATAACATGCAGCCCGTGCGCAGGTTCATGCAAACATTTGTGCTTGCACCTGAG gGTTCTGTTGCAAACAAATTCTATGTCCACAATGATATCTTCCGCTACCAAGATGAAGTTTTTGGTGACTCTGACACTGAACCTCCTGAAG AAtcagaggaagaaggggaagaaccTGAGGAAAGACAACAGACACCTGAGGCTGTTCCTGATGATACTGGTGCTTATTATGAGCAGACTGTCAG CAATGACATTGAAGAACACCTGGAAGAGACAACTGCAGAGGCAGAGCCTGAGCCAGAGCCAGAACCTGAACAGGAACCTGAGCCAGaggcacaggaagaaaaatctgagcCAGTATTGGAGGAATCGGCTCCAGAAGAGACTGTAGAGAAGagtccttctccagctcctgctgatccagctcctgcagtgcaaGAGGACTCCAGG acATTTTCTTGGGCGTCAGTAACCAGTAAGAACCTCCCTCCCAGTGGAGCTGTTCCAGTATCGGGGATTCCACCTCATGTTGTGAAAGTACCAGTCTCACAG CCCCGTCCTGAGGCAAAGCCTGAATCTCAGACCCCACCACAGAGACCTCAGAGGGATCAGAGAGTGAGGGAGCAGCGAACAAGCATCCCACCACAGAGGGGTCCTAGGCCAA TTCGTGAGGGTGAACAAGGTGATGTGGAAACAAGACGGATTGTGAGGTACCCGGACAGTCACCAGCTCTTTGTTGGGAACCTTCCCCATGATGTGGATAAAAGTGAACTAAAAGACTTTTTCCAAA GCTATGGCAATGTGGTTGAACTGCGCATCAACAGTGGTGGGAAGCTCCCCAATTTTGGATTTGTGGTGTTTGATGATCCTGAGCCAGTTCAGAAGATCCTTAGCAACAGG CCCATCATGTTCAGGGGAGAGGTGCGCTTGAatgtggaagagaagaaaacaagagctgCCAGGGAGGGTGACCGCAGAGATAACAGACCACGCGGACCTGGAGGCACTCGCggggggctgggaggtgggATTCGAGGGCCTCCACGTGGAGGAATGTCCCAGAAGCCAGGATTTGGAGCTGGAAGGGGGATCGGGCAACGCCAGTGA